The Citrifermentans bemidjiense Bem genome window below encodes:
- the hpnA gene encoding hopanoid-associated sugar epimerase encodes MKAFVTGATGFIGASIVRELLKDGWEVRVLARPGSDRRNLFGLDVEIREGDLSDREALVQALSGCQALFHAAADYRLWTRTPQAMYDVNVKGTRAILSAALAAGIEKVVYTSSVGTLGTPGDGTPGDEGTPVDFCHMVGDYKKSKFLAERAAESFLEKGLPLVIVNPSTPVGPMDVKPTPTGKIIVDFLNGRMPAYLDTGLNLIDVEACARGHILAAQKGRVGEKYILGNRNLTLAEIFEILSGITGLKAPRVKLPYYPILMAAYANHALSAVTGKEPLIPLAGVQMAAKFMYFDSGKAVSELGLPLCPVEGALERAVEWFRSNGYVNR; translated from the coding sequence ATGAAAGCATTCGTCACAGGCGCCACCGGGTTCATCGGCGCGAGCATCGTGCGCGAATTGTTGAAGGACGGCTGGGAGGTACGGGTGCTGGCCCGGCCCGGCTCGGACCGCCGCAACCTCTTCGGGCTCGACGTGGAGATCCGGGAAGGGGATCTGAGCGATCGCGAAGCGCTGGTGCAGGCGCTCAGCGGCTGTCAGGCGCTGTTCCACGCCGCCGCCGACTACCGGCTCTGGACACGCACGCCGCAGGCCATGTACGATGTCAACGTCAAAGGGACCCGGGCCATACTGTCGGCGGCTCTCGCGGCGGGGATCGAGAAGGTGGTCTACACCAGCAGCGTCGGGACCCTGGGCACCCCCGGCGACGGCACCCCCGGCGACGAGGGCACCCCGGTGGATTTTTGCCACATGGTGGGGGACTACAAAAAGAGCAAGTTCCTCGCCGAGCGGGCCGCGGAATCGTTTCTGGAGAAGGGGTTGCCGCTCGTGATCGTGAACCCATCGACCCCGGTGGGGCCGATGGATGTGAAGCCTACGCCTACGGGAAAGATCATAGTCGACTTCCTGAACGGCCGGATGCCCGCCTACCTGGACACCGGGCTGAACCTGATAGACGTAGAGGCGTGCGCCCGGGGTCATATCCTGGCGGCGCAGAAGGGGCGAGTCGGGGAAAAGTACATCCTTGGCAACCGCAACCTGACCCTGGCCGAGATATTCGAGATTCTCTCCGGCATCACCGGTCTCAAGGCGCCGCGGGTGAAGCTCCCCTACTATCCGATACTCATGGCCGCCTATGCGAACCATGCACTGTCGGCCGTGACCGGGAAAGAGCCGCTGATACCGCTTGCCGGAGTGCAGATGGCAGCGAAGTTCATGTATTTCGATTCGGGGAAGGCGGTGAGCGAGTTGGGGTTGCCGCTTTGTCCCGTGGAAGGCGCGCTGGAGCGAGCCGTAGAATGGTTCCGCAGCAACGGCTACGTAAACCGGTGA
- the dxs gene encoding 1-deoxy-D-xylulose-5-phosphate synthase, which yields MYKLLSKINGPDDLKKLDAEELTPLAEEVRAFLLETVTRTGGHLASNLGAVELTIALHYCFDSPKDKIIWDVGHQAYTHKILTGRRDSFHTQRCYKGISGFPKRAESPHDAFGVGHSSTSISAGLGMAVAQGLKEDAARVISVIGDGSLTGGMAFEALNQAGHLKKNLIVVLNDNEMSISKNVGALSSFISRKMTGGYYRSLKKEMEALMANIPAIGGNILHFAKKAENSLKGFLTPGTLFEGLGFEYVGPIAGHDLPTLLGVLENVKRLEGPILLHVMTKKGKGYPPAETMPDKFHGVAPTKPASASPAKLPPPSYTSVFGNTMVKLGEIDPKILAITAAMPDGTGLTPFAERFPDRFFDVGIAEQHALTFAAGLAVEGFRPVAAIYSTFTQRAYDQIFHDVCLQKLPVTLALDRAGLVGDDGPTHHGSFDISYLRHLPELTVMAPKDENELQHMLKTALYSGRPISLRYPRGAGFGVPLDHELQELPIGKGELLIDGGDLTIVAIGSTVHPALEAAAQLRQKGIFAAVVNARFIKPIDSELILAQAKKTGCLVTVEENALLGGFGSAVLELLSDAGLNAVRIKRIGIPDRFIEQGTQAQLRADLGLDAAGIAATCETFLKGESGTSPQLAVVK from the coding sequence ATGTACAAACTGCTAAGCAAGATCAACGGTCCCGACGACCTGAAGAAGCTTGATGCCGAGGAACTGACTCCCCTTGCCGAAGAAGTGCGCGCCTTTCTCCTGGAGACGGTGACAAGGACCGGCGGACACCTCGCCTCCAACCTCGGAGCGGTCGAGCTGACCATCGCGCTGCACTACTGCTTCGATTCCCCCAAGGACAAGATCATCTGGGACGTCGGGCACCAGGCCTACACCCACAAGATCCTCACCGGTCGCCGCGACAGCTTCCACACCCAGCGCTGCTACAAGGGGATCAGCGGCTTTCCCAAGCGCGCGGAATCCCCCCACGACGCCTTCGGCGTAGGTCACTCCTCCACCTCCATCTCCGCCGGGCTCGGCATGGCGGTAGCGCAGGGGCTCAAGGAGGATGCGGCCCGCGTCATCTCCGTCATCGGCGACGGCTCCCTTACCGGCGGCATGGCCTTCGAGGCGTTGAACCAGGCGGGTCATCTCAAGAAAAACCTGATAGTGGTCTTGAACGACAACGAGATGTCCATCTCCAAAAACGTCGGCGCCCTCTCCTCCTTCATCTCGCGCAAGATGACCGGCGGCTATTACCGCAGCCTCAAGAAGGAGATGGAGGCGCTCATGGCCAACATCCCTGCCATCGGCGGCAACATCCTGCACTTCGCGAAGAAGGCGGAGAACTCGCTCAAGGGTTTCCTCACCCCCGGCACCCTCTTCGAGGGTCTCGGCTTCGAGTACGTCGGCCCCATCGCCGGGCACGACCTCCCCACCCTCCTGGGTGTGCTGGAAAACGTAAAACGGCTCGAAGGGCCGATCCTTTTGCACGTGATGACCAAGAAGGGAAAGGGCTACCCGCCCGCCGAGACCATGCCGGACAAGTTCCACGGTGTGGCGCCCACCAAGCCGGCGAGCGCCTCCCCGGCCAAGCTCCCCCCTCCTTCCTACACCAGCGTCTTCGGCAACACCATGGTGAAGCTGGGCGAGATAGACCCGAAGATACTGGCGATCACCGCCGCCATGCCCGACGGCACCGGCTTGACGCCGTTCGCCGAGCGCTTCCCGGACCGTTTCTTCGACGTGGGAATAGCCGAGCAGCACGCGCTCACCTTCGCGGCGGGGCTCGCCGTAGAAGGGTTCCGCCCGGTCGCCGCCATCTACTCCACCTTTACCCAGCGTGCTTACGACCAGATCTTCCACGACGTCTGCCTGCAGAAGCTGCCGGTCACCCTCGCGCTCGACCGCGCAGGCCTCGTCGGCGACGACGGCCCGACGCACCACGGCAGCTTCGACATCTCGTATCTCCGGCACCTCCCCGAGCTGACCGTAATGGCGCCCAAAGACGAGAACGAACTGCAGCACATGCTGAAGACCGCCCTTTACTCGGGGCGTCCCATCTCGCTGCGCTACCCGCGCGGCGCCGGTTTCGGCGTCCCCCTGGACCATGAGCTGCAGGAGCTTCCCATCGGCAAGGGCGAACTCCTTATCGATGGCGGCGATCTCACCATAGTCGCCATAGGGTCCACCGTCCATCCGGCACTGGAGGCCGCGGCCCAGCTAAGGCAGAAGGGAATCTTCGCCGCCGTGGTCAACGCGCGCTTCATAAAGCCGATCGACTCCGAGCTGATCTTGGCCCAGGCCAAAAAGACCGGCTGCCTCGTCACCGTCGAAGAGAACGCGCTTTTGGGCGGCTTCGGCAGCGCCGTGCTCGAACTCCTTTCCGACGCGGGATTGAACGCGGTCCGGATCAAGAGGATCGGCATACCCGACCGCTTCATTGAGCAGGGGACCCAGGCACAGTTGAGGGCGGACCTTGGTCTCGATGCCGCCGGCATCGCCGCCACCTGCGAAACATTCCTCAAAGGGGAGAGCGGAACGTCTCCGCAGCTTGCCGTGGTCAAATAG
- the hpnH gene encoding adenosyl-hopene transferase HpnH, with protein sequence MRFPMRLNYDLTRYIVSNKLNKIEKYPLVLMLEPTHLCNLACSGCGRIREYADTIQEMMSLKQCLDSVDECPAPVVTITGGEPFLYPHIFQLIEKVLERGKHIYLCTNALLLEKALDSMKPHPNLVINVHMDGMEETHDRILERPGTFKIAMSAIRKAKQLGFRLCTNTTIFKETDLIEIEMLFSHLKDIGVDGFLVAPGFGYEAVGEKLFLERREIQKKFEEVFEMSKRFRFFSTPMYLRFLKGAKELDCTPWGNPTRNPRGWKAPCYLITDEHYGSFAEMMEKTQWEKYGVGKDPRCAQCMMHCGFEPTVVGEIGKSWKDIWEMFCWNLT encoded by the coding sequence ATGCGTTTTCCAATGCGATTGAACTATGATCTGACCAGGTACATCGTTTCCAACAAGCTGAACAAGATAGAGAAGTACCCGCTGGTACTGATGCTTGAGCCTACGCACCTATGCAACCTCGCCTGCTCCGGGTGCGGCAGGATCAGGGAGTACGCCGACACCATTCAGGAGATGATGTCACTGAAGCAGTGCCTCGACTCGGTTGACGAATGCCCGGCGCCGGTAGTCACCATAACCGGCGGCGAACCCTTTCTCTATCCGCACATCTTCCAGCTCATCGAAAAGGTACTGGAGCGCGGCAAGCACATCTACCTCTGCACCAATGCGCTGCTGCTAGAAAAGGCGCTGGACAGCATGAAGCCGCACCCGAACCTGGTCATCAACGTGCACATGGACGGCATGGAGGAGACCCACGACCGGATACTGGAACGCCCCGGCACCTTCAAGATCGCCATGTCCGCCATCCGCAAAGCCAAGCAATTGGGCTTCAGGCTCTGCACCAACACCACCATCTTCAAAGAGACCGACCTGATCGAGATAGAGATGCTCTTCTCGCACCTGAAGGATATCGGGGTCGACGGCTTCTTGGTCGCGCCCGGATTCGGCTACGAGGCGGTGGGAGAAAAGCTTTTCCTGGAGCGTCGGGAAATCCAGAAGAAGTTCGAGGAAGTCTTCGAGATGAGCAAGCGTTTCCGGTTCTTCTCCACGCCCATGTACCTTCGTTTCCTGAAAGGGGCGAAAGAACTCGACTGCACCCCATGGGGGAACCCGACCAGGAACCCGCGCGGCTGGAAGGCCCCCTGCTACCTGATCACCGACGAGCACTACGGGAGTTTTGCCGAGATGATGGAGAAGACGCAGTGGGAGAAGTACGGCGTCGGCAAGGATCCGCGCTGCGCCCAGTGCATGATGCACTGCGGCTTCGAGCCGACCGTGGTGGGAGAGATCGGGAAGAGCTGGAAGGATATCTGGGAGATGTTCTGCTGGAACTTGACCTAA
- a CDS encoding type II toxin-antitoxin system MqsA family antitoxin — protein sequence MEREEMRCPTCDRSELIESVENYHYRECGLENITLSGITVRKCPECGVVMPKIRNIEGLHDCIAKFLVKKEERLLAPEIVFLRKSLGWSSSDLAKNLQIDKTQVSKWEHGRVEMSKSNELLFREIIARGKKIMDYHREGAARKAATVLRLFVEMGQDREWKLAA from the coding sequence ATGGAGAGAGAAGAGATGAGATGCCCTACTTGTGATCGAAGTGAACTCATTGAGTCTGTTGAGAACTATCATTATCGCGAATGTGGTCTTGAGAACATCACCCTGAGCGGGATTACCGTTCGGAAATGCCCCGAGTGTGGCGTTGTCATGCCCAAGATTCGCAACATCGAGGGCCTGCATGACTGTATCGCCAAGTTCCTTGTGAAGAAGGAAGAGCGGCTTTTGGCGCCCGAGATCGTGTTCCTCCGTAAGTCTCTGGGCTGGTCCAGTTCCGACCTCGCCAAAAATTTGCAAATCGACAAGACCCAGGTTAGCAAGTGGGAACATGGACGGGTCGAGATGAGTAAATCGAATGAGTTACTTTTCCGTGAAATCATAGCGCGTGGCAAAAAGATCATGGATTACCACCGAGAAGGCGCTGCTAGGAAAGCTGCAACCGTTCTACGACTGTTTGTGGAAATGGGTCAAGACAGAGAGTGGAAACTGGCGGCGTGA
- a CDS encoding sensor histidine kinase codes for MDTYFAPAKRADTDTLKKEIATVACNPIIHELLNSIGGLIAVLDEHRQVVALNDSLLRVIGIEDPGAVLGLRPGEALACVHCNEEPSGCGTTRYCSTCGAAIAITATLAHNKPEERVCAVTANRGGGLAEFSLLVKASPLTIEGRQFVLLFLQDITLEELRAALERTFFHDMGNMLTGLLGVSRLLDAKGNDSMLVNVLQQSAQRLYKEMEVQRCLFKNDISELRVAREETTPQQLRDELKNMFDSHSAAIGKTLDLTGELPQLSIRTDVSLALRVMCNMVTNGLEATDAFGKVKAWFVESADALTFCVWNDTCIPEEVRYRIFQRSFTTKEGNGRGIGTYSMKLIGEKLLGGSVTFNSCQEQGTVFRFALPKG; via the coding sequence GTGGATACTTATTTCGCTCCGGCAAAGCGGGCAGACACTGACACCTTGAAGAAAGAAATAGCAACTGTCGCCTGTAACCCGATCATTCATGAATTGTTGAACAGCATAGGCGGGCTGATTGCAGTGCTCGACGAACACCGACAGGTGGTTGCGCTCAACGACTCCCTGCTTCGGGTGATCGGGATCGAAGATCCGGGAGCAGTGCTGGGACTGCGCCCGGGCGAAGCGTTGGCTTGCGTCCATTGCAACGAAGAGCCGTCCGGATGCGGCACCACTAGGTACTGCTCTACCTGCGGCGCCGCCATCGCCATCACCGCGACCCTGGCTCACAACAAGCCTGAGGAGAGGGTATGCGCAGTCACGGCGAACAGGGGGGGTGGATTAGCTGAGTTTTCACTATTGGTGAAGGCAAGCCCGCTAACGATCGAAGGAAGACAGTTCGTTCTGCTCTTCCTACAGGATATAACACTTGAGGAACTGAGAGCCGCGCTGGAGAGAACCTTCTTCCACGACATGGGGAACATGTTGACCGGGCTTTTGGGAGTAAGCCGTTTGCTTGACGCCAAAGGCAACGACTCCATGCTGGTGAACGTGCTGCAACAGTCGGCCCAGAGGCTGTACAAGGAAATGGAAGTCCAGCGATGCCTCTTCAAGAACGACATCAGCGAACTGCGGGTGGCGCGGGAGGAAACAACACCGCAGCAACTGCGGGATGAACTGAAGAACATGTTCGACAGCCATTCGGCAGCAATCGGAAAAACGCTCGATTTGACTGGGGAACTGCCTCAACTGTCCATCAGGACCGACGTCTCTCTGGCGCTGCGGGTGATGTGCAACATGGTGACCAACGGCTTGGAGGCAACGGATGCGTTCGGCAAGGTCAAGGCGTGGTTCGTGGAAAGCGCCGATGCTCTCACTTTCTGCGTCTGGAACGACACCTGTATTCCGGAGGAAGTCCGGTACAGGATCTTTCAGAGAAGCTTCACCACCAAGGAAGGAAACGGCAGGGGCATCGGCACCTATTCGATGAAGCTCATCGGCGAGAAACTTCTCGGCGGCAGTGTGACTTTTAACTCCTGCCAAGAGCAAGGAACTGTCTTCAGGTTCGCACTTCCGAAGGGATAG
- a CDS encoding NADPH-dependent FMN reductase — protein MSQYQIAIIVGSLRKDSINRKLAQALIKLGPSEFSFKQLEIGDLPLYNQDQDANQAASVVRLKNEVRAASGVIFVTPEYNRSIPGVLKNAIDNASRPYGDSAWTGKPAGVLGASIGTIGTALAQQHLRNCLAYLDAPTMGQPEVFIQVKEGFFDEAGNITSADTVRFLQGWMDRYVLWVKRHAE, from the coding sequence ATGAGCCAGTACCAGATAGCAATTATTGTAGGAAGCCTTCGCAAGGACTCGATCAACAGAAAGCTTGCCCAGGCGCTCATAAAGTTGGGGCCGAGCGAGTTCTCTTTCAAGCAACTGGAGATAGGCGACCTGCCGCTGTACAACCAGGACCAAGACGCAAACCAGGCTGCATCCGTCGTCCGGCTCAAAAACGAGGTCAGGGCCGCCTCGGGCGTCATCTTCGTCACCCCTGAATACAACCGCTCGATCCCTGGGGTTCTGAAGAACGCCATCGACAACGCCTCGCGCCCGTATGGGGACAGCGCCTGGACCGGCAAACCCGCCGGGGTGTTGGGAGCGTCCATCGGGACCATCGGTACCGCGTTGGCGCAACAGCACCTGCGCAACTGCCTGGCCTACCTCGACGCCCCCACGATGGGACAGCCGGAGGTGTTCATCCAGGTAAAGGAAGGCTTCTTCGACGAGGCAGGCAACATCACCAGCGCGGACACCGTTCGTTTCCTGCAGGGGTGGATGGATCGATACGTGCTTTGGGTGAAGCGCCACGCCGAATAG
- a CDS encoding C40 family peptidase → MSIQPLQGAMTPATASAIRSANKRGGGRSSFDALLDAIDGPREGETVAAPQAAAELLRIEMMQSSLSLSGDAAESPGAETRAVENFLANLRGAKEFSRGQACAAAAPFAAPVETQPKASMSVAGDELDSIGATAAQYLGTPYRFGGEGTAGIDCSSFVQHVYREHQVDLPRTAREQINVGVDVAKGDLRKGDLVFFQTYASYPSHVGIYLGDGKMIHASSGKGEVTISDMNSGYYRPRYLGARRVV, encoded by the coding sequence ATGAGCATTCAGCCTTTACAGGGGGCAATGACGCCCGCTACAGCTTCAGCGATACGCAGTGCCAACAAGCGGGGCGGCGGGAGATCCTCCTTCGACGCCCTGCTCGATGCGATAGACGGGCCTCGGGAGGGGGAAACGGTGGCGGCACCACAGGCCGCGGCCGAACTGCTCCGCATCGAGATGATGCAAAGCTCCCTCTCGTTATCGGGGGATGCTGCCGAGTCCCCCGGGGCCGAAACCCGGGCAGTGGAAAACTTTTTGGCGAATCTGCGCGGCGCCAAGGAATTCTCCCGTGGACAGGCATGTGCCGCTGCGGCCCCTTTTGCCGCACCCGTTGAGACGCAGCCCAAGGCCTCCATGTCCGTAGCGGGGGACGAACTTGACTCCATCGGCGCGACCGCGGCGCAGTACCTCGGCACCCCCTATCGCTTCGGCGGGGAAGGAACTGCGGGTATCGACTGTTCCAGCTTCGTGCAGCATGTCTACCGCGAGCACCAGGTCGATCTTCCCCGGACCGCCCGGGAGCAGATCAACGTCGGCGTCGACGTCGCCAAGGGTGACCTGCGCAAGGGTGACCTAGTCTTTTTCCAGACCTACGCCTCCTATCCCTCACATGTCGGGATCTATCTCGGGGACGGCAAGATGATCCATGCCTCGTCGGGGAAGGGGGAGGTTACCATTTCGGACATGAACAGCGGCTACTATCGTCCTCGTTATCTAGGCGCCAGGCGTGTCGTCTGA
- a CDS encoding GSU3473 family protein — translation MGIPVIFNNGEEKNVPSYMLDYLIREKKIVAFLRSSGWVQIGRDPIRKAQQPLTRSGERWSDFLFKRNQA, via the coding sequence ATGGGAATTCCGGTTATTTTCAATAACGGCGAAGAAAAGAACGTGCCGTCATATATGCTTGACTACCTGATCCGGGAAAAGAAGATTGTCGCTTTTCTGAGATCTTCGGGGTGGGTTCAGATCGGGCGCGATCCTATACGCAAGGCGCAGCAACCGCTGACCAGGTCCGGCGAGAGATGGAGTGATTTCCTTTTCAAGAGGAACCAGGCCTAG
- a CDS encoding OmcA/MtrC family decaheme c-type cytochrome encodes MQGTLWKKFSTFLIASTAAAALFLGGCEGDKGDRGEPGKNATSFTNISSLTPQQQANLTFDQTNSTVTSVSISSPPVVKFKILDSNGNPVIGIGARNSTGQLQNLGFTLAKLVPGTNGSPSHWVNYLVTTVPAPGSSTPAAARPPERDREGTLIDNGDGTYQYTFARDITQIQTQVNAMTFTGNNRRSDLGDLTYQPSLTHRLVIQYGGTILNTSPSIPFKNALNIVYDFIPATGQVVTSSTSNAQERNIVFTKYCNECHGSPGDPNNLNDLGFGLGITTPHSGRVDTRYCAICHTSQRAYGHAISVATNGAFTDGTFVTAETTTADVNTDDVQVLGEFVTMVHKIHMGNRLTETGYNYAGVTFNTIAYSQDPALCRKCHRGDTPQQLAVTPQGNNWNTMPSRKACGSCHDNVHFSTGLNHDGNLPQANDTACTGCHTPTAIQTSHARALASPLNPQPIAGLTNFEYQLQSATINGTSNDLTIVFRILGNGTPITLATAAPGLTAPLAGFTGSPSFLLAYASPQLETGTAVPADYNNLGKAEAQPALVSIAALLNTTTNAAVGSIAGPDSNGFYTATIKSAAAFPVGASMRAVGMQSYFTQTGFDASIAGRHTKAVIIPVTGDTARRTVVDPDKCARCHEFFEAHGGQRVYQTQLCVTCHNPNLSTSGRAISDAKLAGFAFTPIQLGILTTWDPAFNKATPGYALSFAEFSNNFKDLIHGIHAGSAAEGGIRTNPIRDVRNGPGTNITLIAGEEITFPNLLSNCDACHLSAPAGTNRQTYKANLPPNVLPSTQVTRNAAVVAGATTANITAARTTVPNPEDLVVAPITASCVSCHDSALAKAHMQANGAQLGAALAGPSYTNMGVPRSTLPSATEQCALCHGEGRVADVVVVHQR; translated from the coding sequence ATGCAAGGCACGCTATGGAAAAAGTTTTCAACTTTCTTGATTGCCTCAACTGCTGCAGCCGCACTGTTTCTGGGCGGCTGCGAAGGGGACAAGGGTGATCGGGGTGAACCTGGCAAGAACGCCACCTCATTCACCAATATAAGCTCCCTTACCCCGCAACAGCAGGCAAATCTCACCTTCGACCAGACCAACAGCACGGTTACCAGCGTCTCCATCAGCAGTCCGCCGGTCGTCAAGTTCAAGATCCTCGACAGCAACGGCAACCCCGTGATCGGCATCGGCGCCAGGAACTCGACTGGGCAGCTGCAAAACCTCGGCTTCACCCTCGCGAAACTCGTTCCCGGCACCAACGGCAGCCCGTCTCACTGGGTGAACTACTTAGTGACCACCGTTCCTGCCCCGGGCTCCAGCACACCGGCTGCAGCCAGGCCACCCGAGCGCGACCGTGAGGGGACCTTGATAGACAACGGCGATGGCACCTACCAGTACACCTTCGCCCGCGACATCACCCAGATCCAGACCCAGGTGAACGCCATGACCTTCACCGGCAACAACCGCAGAAGCGACCTGGGCGATTTGACCTATCAGCCGAGCCTTACCCACCGCCTGGTGATCCAGTACGGCGGGACCATCCTGAACACCTCCCCGTCGATTCCCTTCAAAAATGCACTCAACATCGTCTACGATTTCATCCCGGCTACCGGCCAAGTGGTGACCTCCTCGACCTCTAACGCACAGGAGCGCAACATCGTGTTCACCAAGTATTGCAACGAGTGTCACGGAAGCCCAGGCGATCCCAATAACCTCAACGACCTGGGCTTCGGCTTGGGCATCACCACGCCTCATTCCGGCCGCGTCGACACCCGCTACTGCGCGATCTGCCATACGAGCCAGCGTGCCTACGGACACGCCATCTCCGTGGCCACCAACGGCGCCTTCACCGACGGCACTTTCGTCACGGCCGAAACCACCACCGCGGACGTGAATACCGACGACGTGCAGGTGTTGGGCGAGTTCGTGACCATGGTGCACAAGATCCACATGGGGAACAGACTGACCGAAACCGGCTACAACTACGCCGGTGTCACGTTCAACACCATTGCCTACAGCCAGGATCCCGCCCTTTGCCGCAAGTGCCACAGGGGCGACACGCCGCAGCAACTGGCGGTCACGCCGCAGGGTAACAACTGGAACACCATGCCCAGCCGCAAGGCCTGCGGCTCCTGCCACGACAACGTCCACTTCTCGACCGGCCTAAACCACGACGGCAATCTGCCACAGGCGAACGACACGGCCTGCACCGGCTGCCATACCCCGACGGCTATCCAGACTTCGCACGCAAGGGCGCTCGCCAGCCCACTCAACCCGCAGCCGATCGCAGGGCTGACCAACTTCGAATACCAGCTGCAGAGCGCGACCATCAACGGGACCAGCAACGACTTGACCATCGTCTTCCGCATCCTTGGCAATGGCACCCCCATCACGCTGGCCACAGCCGCGCCCGGCCTCACCGCGCCGCTTGCCGGCTTCACCGGCAGCCCGTCCTTCCTGCTGGCCTACGCAAGCCCTCAGTTGGAGACCGGCACAGCAGTTCCGGCCGATTACAACAACCTCGGCAAAGCGGAGGCGCAACCTGCCTTGGTATCCATCGCCGCGCTGCTCAATACGACGACTAACGCAGCTGTTGGCAGCATCGCTGGCCCGGACAGCAACGGCTTCTACACGGCGACCATCAAATCAGCGGCAGCCTTCCCGGTAGGGGCGAGTATGCGCGCAGTCGGGATGCAGAGCTACTTCACCCAGACCGGTTTTGACGCCTCGATCGCCGGCCGCCACACCAAGGCGGTCATCATACCTGTCACGGGCGACACAGCGCGCCGCACGGTAGTCGATCCCGACAAGTGCGCCAGGTGCCACGAGTTCTTCGAAGCCCACGGCGGGCAGCGGGTGTACCAGACCCAGCTCTGCGTAACCTGCCATAACCCCAACCTGAGCACCAGCGGCCGTGCCATCTCCGACGCCAAGCTCGCCGGCTTTGCCTTCACGCCGATCCAGCTCGGCATCCTTACCACCTGGGACCCGGCCTTCAACAAGGCCACCCCTGGATACGCCCTCAGCTTCGCTGAGTTCTCCAACAACTTCAAGGACTTGATCCACGGCATCCATGCCGGGAGCGCGGCAGAGGGCGGTATCCGCACCAACCCCATCCGCGACGTACGTAACGGCCCGGGCACCAACATCACCCTCATCGCCGGCGAAGAGATCACCTTCCCGAATCTGCTCTCCAACTGCGACGCCTGCCACCTGAGCGCCCCCGCCGGCACCAACCGCCAGACCTACAAGGCGAACCTGCCGCCCAACGTGCTGCCGTCGACCCAGGTGACTAGGAACGCCGCCGTCGTGGCCGGCGCGACCACCGCCAACATCACCGCGGCACGCACCACGGTCCCCAACCCCGAGGACCTGGTGGTGGCCCCCATCACCGCCTCCTGCGTCAGCTGCCACGACAGCGCACTGGCCAAGGCGCACATGCAGGCCAACGGCGCGCAGCTTGGCGCCGCCCTGGCAGGGCCGTCCTACACCAACATGGGCGTCCCGCGCTCGACCCTGCCGTCCGCAACCGAGCAATGCGCGCTCTGCCACGGCGAAGGGCGGGTAGCCGACGTCGTAGTGGTTCACCAGAGGTAA